The genomic interval TGCTCTCGCGCATCATCTACGGCAGCCGAGTGAGCCTGCTGGTGGGCTTCTCGGTTGCCCTCATCAGCATCCTGATCGGCACCCTGATGGGCCTGCTGGCCGGGTTCTTCGGCGGCCGCACCGACACCCTGATCAGCCGCTTTATCGAGTTCATGCTCAGCCTGCCGGGGCTGCCGCTTCAGCTGGTGATCAGCGGCCTCTTTGCCAGCAGCGACGCGCCTTTTATCACCACGCTGCGCCAGACCCTGGGGGCCACCGCCAGCGTCGTCATTATCGTCACGATCTTTTCGGTGTTCGGCTGGATGGGCACGGCCCGTCTGGTGCGCGGCGAGGTCCTGCGGATGAAGAACCTGGAGTACGTGGACGCCGCCCGCGCGCTGGGAGCCAGCAACAACCGCATCATGTGGCGCCACCTGCTGCCCAACCTGTTCGCCATCGTGATCGTGCAGGCCACCCTGGATGTCGGCAGCGCGATTCTGGGAGAAGCGGCGCTCTCGTTCCTGGGCTTCGGCATCCAGCCGCCCGTCTCCACCTGGGGCAACATGCTCAGCAACGCGCAGGAAGTCGTGCTGCAATACCCCTGGATTCCGCTGTACCCCGGCCTGGCGATCTTGCTGACAGTCCTGGCCTTCAACTTCCTGGGGGACGGCCTGCGCGACGCCTTTGACCCCAAGAGTCGGCTGTAGTCACGGCGGCCACCCGCACTGAGCCGCGCGTGGCGAGGGAGAGGATCTTCCGCCCCCCGCCGGTTCCGGTCTGCCCTATCCTGCGGGCATGATCGTGCTTGGGGTGGACCCTGGACTGGCGAATCTGGGGCTGGGGCTGGTGG from Deinococcus budaensis carries:
- a CDS encoding ABC transporter permease, producing MTTVPAASTPPLQSRSTLQISLRRLLKHKAAMLSLAVILLLILMAIFAPFLAPYDPNTQDLGGIYAPPGPQHLLGQDELGRDLLSRIIYGSRVSLLVGFSVALISILIGTLMGLLAGFFGGRTDTLISRFIEFMLSLPGLPLQLVISGLFASSDAPFITTLRQTLGATASVVIIVTIFSVFGWMGTARLVRGEVLRMKNLEYVDAARALGASNNRIMWRHLLPNLFAIVIVQATLDVGSAILGEAALSFLGFGIQPPVSTWGNMLSNAQEVVLQYPWIPLYPGLAILLTVLAFNFLGDGLRDAFDPKSRL